ATTCGGCTCAACCCGGTCAATTGTTTCCGACTCTCCGGCCAGCACCGGGGCGAGGCCGCCGGTCGCGACAACCCGGGGAGATCCGGATCTCTCTTCGCGCATCCGGCCGACGATGCCATCGACCAGTCCGACATATCCGTAAAAAAGGCCGGCCTGGATGCTGTTAACCGTATTTTTTGCGACAACCTGCGGCGGACAGGTCAATTCGACCCGCGGCAGCTTACTGGCGCGATCAAAAAGGGCTTCGGCCGAAACCGAAAGACCCGGAGCAATCGCCCCGCCGAGGTATTCCCCTTTTTCGGAAACATAGTCAAAAGTCGTCGCCGTTCCGAAGTCAACCACGATCAGACTCGATTTAATCATCTCGAAAGCGGCGACGGAATTAACGATCCGGTCGGCACCAACCTCTTTCGGATTATCGTAGAGTATCGGCATTCCGGTCTTGGTACCGGGACCGACAATCAGCGGCTTCTGCTTGAAGTAGCAGGCACAAAGGCCCTCGAAGGTGTTGATCATCGGCGGCACGACGCAAGATATGATTACGCCATCAATATCGGTAAAGTGCAACTGCGACAGTCCGAACAGTTCGTGAATCAACATGGCATATTCATCAACCGTACGATTTTCATCGGTGTTGAGCCGCCAGTCGCGCCTTAGCGTTTCCCCCTGATATAGCCCGAGAACGGTGTTGGTATTGCCGACATCGATAACCAGTAGCATATTTGCTTAATCCTTATCCATCAGTTTGACATCACCGGCCAGAACCCGCTCCTGGCTGCCGCTCGCCAGCCGCAGCAGCAGGGCGCCAGTTTCATCGAGCCCGGTGACCGTACCGGAGACCCGGCTATGCTGATAATCAACTTCGACCTTGCGCCCGATCATCTGGCACCGCCCTTCCCAGGCAGCGAGAATCGGACTGAATCCCGATTCCAGGTAAAGACGATAAAGCCGATCGGTGCTGCGCAACAGAGAGCGAGTAAAATCAAGACGTGAAATCACA
The DNA window shown above is from Desulfuromonas sp. and carries:
- a CDS encoding pantothenate kinase, coding for MLLVIDVGNTNTVLGLYQGETLRRDWRLNTDENRTVDEYAMLIHELFGLSQLHFTDIDGVIISCVVPPMINTFEGLCACYFKQKPLIVGPGTKTGMPILYDNPKEVGADRIVNSVAAFEMIKSSLIVVDFGTATTFDYVSEKGEYLGGAIAPGLSVSAEALFDRASKLPRVELTCPPQVVAKNTVNSIQAGLFYGYVGLVDGIVGRMREERSGSPRVVATGGLAPVLAGESETIDRVEPNLTLEGLRIIHARNRD